The Candidatus Paceibacterota bacterium sequence CTTTGTTCTGCTTCCAGAAGGTTCCTATTTTCCGTACCATGTCGAGCCATATGGCTAGCATACATTACTTAAACCTGAATAAACTTCTGATGCTTCATGATCTCGCTTATCTGCATCCAGAAGAATGACCAGACCCACACGAGGATAATGAGCGACAGTGAGATCGGTGTGGTGAGAAATCCGACGAATGCAAGTGCGGTGGCAATAAGCTGGGTTGCAATCGTGGCTATGATAACCTGTCGGCTCGGTAGATACTTGAACCATGTTTCTTTCGTATGTGCCACATAGACGAGCATGTGCCCTGAAACAGTCAGCTTGAGAAAGAACATAGTCTGGATGATTGACCATGGCAGGTGAAGCCAAGCAACCATCACATACAAGAGGATGAGGCTATTGGCGACACCGGTCAGACCGAAGAGCGTGCTTAGAGTAAAACGTTTTCTAACATCAACATGAGCCGGCTTTTCCGTTGCTTTGACGCGGTCAAATGCAAGCGACACGATCGGCACATCATTCAAGAATGCAAGCACAATGAGCTGAACCGGCGTGAGTGGAAATGTTTTAAAAATAAGCCCGATGACGGCAATGGTGATGATCAAGCGGAAACTCTCGGAAATCCGATAGAGCGAATAGTTGTAAAGTCGAGCAAAGATATCTCGGGCTTCGATGATGGCATCCTTGATGACAGAAATGCCGTTCTTCAAAAGCACAATATCGGCCCCGCTCTTGAGAGCGTCAACGGCGTTTGAAACCGCAAAGCCGACATCGGCATTCTTCACTGCTGGTAGATCATTGACCCCGTCGCCCGTCATCGCCACGACGTGATGGGCCCGGGCAAGTGAAACGATTTCATATTTGTCTTTTGGCAACACTTCAGCAAAGCCTCCGATCGCATCAAATCTCTCTTTCAAAATGTCTATATTTTCATCCAGAATATCTCTTGGCACAATATCACCTTTGATACCGAGCTCTCCGCCAATACGCTGACTGATAGCCAGGTTGTCACCGGTAATCATTTTGACCTCAATCCCCTTTTGGCCCATGAACTCAATGGTTGATTTTGCATCTGCATGAAGACTGTCAGCCAGAAAAAGAATGCCGACAAGCGTCATGTTTTTTTCTACAACACCATGTCGATTGATCGCTACAGCAATAGCACGATAGCCGCCGTCTGCCCCTTTTTGGACAGTTTCATTAAACTTCTTTCGATCTGCATCATCGAGTGTGCACAATGAGGCAATGACCTGCGACGCGCCAGAAGCAATAGCGCACGTGACGCCATCAATTGAGACGATAGCGGTGCTTCGTTTCCGCTCCGAGTCTCCCGGTGTGTAGTCTATGAGAGGATATGGATTGATAGACAACGATTTAGCTTTTTCAAAAATAGCCTCACTGAGAGGATTGTCATGCGATCCTGAAACAGCACTCGCTGCATACAAAGCCACATCATGTTCCGTAAAGTGATCAAGGGAAATAATCTGCTCCACCTTGATGCTATTTTGAGTGAGCGTGCCGGTTTTATCTGAAAGGAGCAGATTTACATTGGCCAGATCTTCGAGTGAGGCTAGTCTCCTGACGACCACCTGCTTTTTCGCGAGATTGAGCACGCCGATCGAGATGATGAGACTCATGACCGTCGGTAAGGCCACTGGGATGCCGGCGATGAGCAGACTGAGATCGAGAGTGACTACGTCGATAAAGGCCGAATGTGTTAGCGCTAATACTATAGTCAGAATGATGACAACAATGAAACTCACGATTGAGATAAATTTTGAGATAGATAAAATATCTTTCTCGAGCGAGCTTTGACGTGGTTTGACATCGATCGAAGCGATAGTCTGGCCAAAAAATGTACCCGCACCCGTAGCCATTACCTCCCCTATACCACTTCCTGTCGTCACGTAGGATCCAGAATACGATGTGTCATCAGCCTTTTTTTCCTTAGGAAGTGATTCGCCAGTCAGGACTGATTCGTTGATAGAGAGGTTTTTTGCCTCGATAATCTTCACATCAGCCGGCACTAGTGCGCCTATCTTAAGAGCGATGATATCACCGCAAACTAGACGGGTGGAGTCGATAAGTCCCCAGACGCCGTCACGTAAGGTCGATACTTTGATCGTTAGGTGGGCCTGAAGCTGCTTGATAGACTTGTCCGCCTTTCGCTCATGCCAGAGGCCGATCGCAAAATTGGAAAAGAAAAGGAACAGGATGATCCAAAAATTAACGTCGCTGCCACTATAGAGAGACAGAAAAGCGGCCGCTAAAAGCATGAGTGGTATCAATGAAAAAACATTCCTCACTACCAGAAGAAGGACGTTTTTCTTTTTTTCAGGAAGACTGTTGGAACCGTCTCGTTTGAATATATCAGCGGCCTGTTGGGTTGTTAGTCCGTGATAGTTTTCAGTCATATCAATCTATTGTACAATAAAGCCATGAATAATCACAGACACGCGCTCAAGGAAATTGCCAAATTTGCAACTGGATTGGTCACAGCAGATTTTTTTGTGGGACTCTGGTTCTTAACTTCAAACATCGGACCACTCAACTTCTGGGGTATCTCTTTTACGCCATCAGCTGTGGAGGCTTGGATGATATTCGACATCATCCTGATCGCCATCCTCGTCCACTATGCCTGGCATGCGGATATCCACACACCGTCAATGAAGCAGAAAACTCTTTTTATTGTTGTCGGCATCATTATGGGCATCGTCGGATTGGCACATCTACTTCGTCTCGCGTTCGGCATCAGTATAGATATTGGCGGATGGGCGGCTCCGTTTTGGCTCTCGTGGATCGGCACGCTCGTAGCCCTATATATCTCCTATTCGAGCTTCAGATTTGCGGTACATACTAAGAAATAGTTTTATTTAACAATGATGTAATAAGTCTATGCAAAAAATCTCGACCCGCATCTTCATATGCACCTCAATCGCTTTCGGCATTGTCGGGCTTTGTCTCGTCTTGTTCGGTGGACCAAACGACAACGCTCCGGTGAACCAGGTTTTCATAAGACTCCTCATGGCCTGCGTCTTCATCATACTCCCCTCCTTCGCGCTCAGTATTGCGGGTAAATATTTGAAGGAAAAATAATATTGCTCTCTTATAGGCCTTGTCTACAGTTTGGGTCTATGGTGCTATAATAATTTATTATCAACCTACGCTAATAAACTTATATTTATATGAATAAAACAACCATAATATTATTGGTACTAGCAATTATCGTTATTGGAGGGGCGATTATCTTTTTTAGTAATAATTCAAATCAAAACTCTAATCAAATTCTTGTAACTAATTCTACAACCACTCAAAATATATCCACCTCAACAAAACCCGTAGCAGCTAGCATCACAATTAGCATAAAAAACTTTGCATTCAATCCATCGACAGTAAATATTAAAACGGGAACAAAGGTCACCTGGACTAACAATGATGGTGCTCCTCACACAGTGACTTCAGATTCAGAGAACCTTCTGGAATCGCCAATACTTTCTCCTGGACAATCATTTAGTTTCATCTTTAATAAGAATGGTTCAACTAGCTATCATTGCTCCATCCACCCAATGATGAAAGGCAACATCGTCGTCACAAACTAAGTAAATAAATTCGATAAACACCCAACTCAGCACCACAAAAAAGCCCCCTCAGGATTCACACTGTGGGGGCTTTTTTTGGTTAATTTTTTATTTTGTTTTGAAGTTAAGAATCGTTCCATTGATGGTTCCAAACTGGTTTTGGGCATCGAGACGGAAGTAGTATCTGGTTGAGGAAATAAGATCAGCAAGTGAAAGATTTACTGATTCATTTACACTACCATTTCCGGCAGAAGTAAAGGCGCTAACATTACCTAGGCTAGTGCTTGTGCCATACTCGAACCAGTATTGAGTGGTGCCTTTGTTTGGGTTTACGAGACCGTTGAGAGTGGCCTTAGTTGTTGAAACTTCACTAGCCGTTGCAGTTTTTACTGTAGGAGCACTTCCAGTCGGTGGAGGATTACCTTGTGTAG is a genomic window containing:
- a CDS encoding plasma-membrane proton-efflux P-type ATPase, giving the protein MTENYHGLTTQQAADIFKRDGSNSLPEKKKNVLLLVVRNVFSLIPLMLLAAAFLSLYSGSDVNFWIILFLFFSNFAIGLWHERKADKSIKQLQAHLTIKVSTLRDGVWGLIDSTRLVCGDIIALKIGALVPADVKIIEAKNLSINESVLTGESLPKEKKADDTSYSGSYVTTGSGIGEVMATGAGTFFGQTIASIDVKPRQSSLEKDILSISKFISIVSFIVVIILTIVLALTHSAFIDVVTLDLSLLIAGIPVALPTVMSLIISIGVLNLAKKQVVVRRLASLEDLANVNLLLSDKTGTLTQNSIKVEQIISLDHFTEHDVALYAASAVSGSHDNPLSEAIFEKAKSLSINPYPLIDYTPGDSERKRSTAIVSIDGVTCAIASGASQVIASLCTLDDADRKKFNETVQKGADGGYRAIAVAINRHGVVEKNMTLVGILFLADSLHADAKSTIEFMGQKGIEVKMITGDNLAISQRIGGELGIKGDIVPRDILDENIDILKERFDAIGGFAEVLPKDKYEIVSLARAHHVVAMTGDGVNDLPAVKNADVGFAVSNAVDALKSGADIVLLKNGISVIKDAIIEARDIFARLYNYSLYRISESFRLIITIAVIGLIFKTFPLTPVQLIVLAFLNDVPIVSLAFDRVKATEKPAHVDVRKRFTLSTLFGLTGVANSLILLYVMVAWLHLPWSIIQTMFFLKLTVSGHMLVYVAHTKETWFKYLPSRQVIIATIATQLIATALAFVGFLTTPISLSLIILVWVWSFFWMQISEIMKHQKFIQV
- a CDS encoding cupredoxin domain-containing protein, yielding MNKTTIILLVLAIIVIGGAIIFFSNNSNQNSNQILVTNSTTTQNISTSTKPVAASITISIKNFAFNPSTVNIKTGTKVTWTNNDGAPHTVTSDSENLLESPILSPGQSFSFIFNKNGSTSYHCSIHPMMKGNIVVTN